Proteins encoded together in one Streptomyces sp. NBC_01216 window:
- a CDS encoding Leu/Phe/Val dehydrogenase, whose product MTDVTDGVLHTLFHSEQGGHEQVVLCQDRASGLKAVIALHSTALGPALGGTRFYPYASEEEAVADALNLSRGMSYKNAMAGLDHGGGKAVIIGDPDTVKSEELLLAYGRCVASLGGRYVTACDVGTYVADMDVVARTNRWTTGRSPENGGAGDSSVLTAFGVFQGMRASAQTLWGDPTLRGRKVGVAGVGKVGHYLVEHLLEDGAEVVVTDVREESVRRITDRFPQVSVVADTDALIRVEGLDVYAPCALGGALNDDTVPVLTAKIVCGAANNQLAHAGVEKDLSERGILYAPDYVVNAGGVIQVADELHGFDFDRCKKKATKIFDTTLAIFARAKDDGIPPAAAADRIAEQRMAEARLG is encoded by the coding sequence ATGTGACCGACGGCGTCCTGCACACCCTGTTCCACTCGGAACAGGGAGGCCACGAGCAAGTCGTGCTGTGCCAGGACCGCGCCTCCGGCCTGAAGGCCGTCATCGCTCTTCACTCCACCGCTCTGGGCCCGGCCCTCGGCGGCACCCGGTTCTACCCGTACGCGTCCGAGGAGGAGGCCGTCGCCGACGCACTGAACCTCTCCCGCGGCATGTCGTACAAGAACGCCATGGCCGGACTCGACCACGGTGGCGGCAAGGCAGTGATCATCGGAGACCCGGACACGGTCAAGAGCGAGGAACTCCTCCTCGCCTACGGCCGCTGCGTCGCCTCCCTGGGCGGCCGGTACGTGACGGCCTGCGACGTCGGCACCTACGTCGCCGACATGGACGTCGTGGCCCGCACCAACCGGTGGACCACCGGCCGCTCCCCCGAGAACGGCGGCGCGGGAGACTCCTCGGTCCTCACCGCCTTCGGCGTCTTCCAGGGCATGCGCGCCTCCGCGCAGACGCTGTGGGGCGACCCGACCCTGCGCGGACGCAAGGTCGGCGTCGCGGGCGTCGGCAAGGTGGGCCACTACCTCGTCGAGCACCTCCTGGAGGACGGCGCCGAGGTCGTCGTCACCGACGTCCGCGAGGAGTCGGTACGCCGGATCACCGACCGGTTCCCGCAGGTGTCCGTCGTCGCCGATACCGACGCGCTGATCCGCGTGGAGGGCCTGGACGTCTACGCCCCCTGCGCGCTCGGCGGCGCGCTGAACGACGACACCGTGCCGGTACTGACCGCGAAGATCGTCTGCGGCGCGGCGAACAACCAGCTCGCGCACGCCGGCGTCGAGAAGGACCTCTCGGAGCGCGGCATCCTCTACGCGCCCGACTACGTCGTCAACGCCGGTGGCGTGATCCAGGTCGCCGACGAGCTGCACGGCTTCGACTTCGACCGGTGCAAGAAGAAGGCCACGAAGATCTTCGACACCACGCTGGCCATATTCGCACGTGCGAAGGACGACGGCATCCCTCCGGCCGCCGCCGCCGACCGG